A window of Silurus meridionalis isolate SWU-2019-XX chromosome 4, ASM1480568v1, whole genome shotgun sequence contains these coding sequences:
- the klhl38b gene encoding kelch-like protein 38 isoform X1, protein MCYTLAKTSLDDALTEVLHYKDKELLSSLLMQLNILRKEHILTDVVLVCDGNEIPCHRNVLVSSSPYFHAMFCSNFRERQQARVDIQGVPYNVLDTIVDYVYTGAISIKMESVVPLIQAAAMLHYERLFEACSSFLQAQLRPNNCLSMIRLSEILHCTSLQHKAREMAVTSFSDVVASEDFCDLSLKELVAYLEDDQLCAEEERVFEILLAWIHHDPFARQGAIHDLFQKVRLRHIHPSYLFQFIASDPLVQSSSLCTEIIESVRHLLFSVGSHCPGELQPLWTAPRRRACKEALVVVGGRKNNECTSRDALLFDEQTECWQWLAKLPVRLYRASYVCMHSILYVLGGLTMTAGGAGVPTATVYTLSIKMNQWRVAEPMLVPRFGHQSISYLQFIFVLGGITSDRQISNGLERYNTMFNLWESMAPMPEAVQHPAVAAYDQRIYVFGGEDAMQNPVRMIQVYHIGRNHWCKMENRMVKNVCAPASVIDGKIYIIGGYMRRMVAYDIKANRFIKCKNMKERRMHHSATAINNKLYVTGGRYINSHDDVQDSDSFDCYDPETDAWTSKGTLPFKLFDHGSVPMVCLSHKPFPTLI, encoded by the exons ATGTGTTACACACTTGCTAAAACCAG CTTAGATGATGCATTAACGGAGGTcctacactataaggacaaagaGCTGTTGTCCAGCCTCCTTATGCAGCTGAACATCTTGAGAAAGGAGCATATCCTCACAGATGTTGTCCTTGTTTGTGATGGCAATGAGATCCCCTGCCACCGTAATGTCCTGGTGTCCAGCAGTCCCTACTTTCATGCTATGTTCTGCAGCAACTTTCGTGAAAGACAGCAAGCCCGGGTGGATATTCAGGGAGTTCCCTATAATGTCCTGGACACCATTGTGGACTATGTTTACACAGGAGCCATTAGTATTAAAATGGAATCAGTCGTCCCTCTGATACAAGCTGCAGCAATGCTACATTATGAGCGATTATTTGAAGCCTGCTCTTCCTTCTTGCAGGCCCAGCTCAGGCCAAATAATTGTCTGAGCATGATCCGTCTTTCAGAGATTCTGCACTGCACCAGTTTGCAGCATAAAGCTCGAGAAATGGCTGTGACAAGCTTCTCTGATGTCGTGGCGAGTGAGGATTTTTGTGATCTTTCCCTAAAAGAGTTGGTGGCATACTTAGAAGATGACCAACTGTGTGCTGAAGAGGAGAGGGTGTTTGAAATTCTCCTCGCTTGGATCCATCATGACCCTTTTGCTCGTCAAGGGGCTATCCATGACCTTTTCCAAAAGGTGAGGCTACGGCATATCCATCCCTCCTACCTCTTCCAGTTCATTGCCAGTGACCCATTAGTGCAGTCCTCCTCCCTTTGTACTGAGATCATTGAATCAGTCAGACATCTCCTCTTTTCTGTTGGGTCCCATTGTCCAGGTGAACTGCAACCACTTTGGACTGCTCCGCGGCGACGTGCTTGTAAAGAAGCCCTAGTGGTTGTTGGTGGTCGTAAAAACAACGAGTGCACATCTCGTGATGCATTGCTGTTTGATGAGCAGACAGAGTGCTGGCAATGGCTGGCTAAGTTACCCGTAAGACTGTACCGTGCCTCCTACGTCTGCATGCATAGTATCCTCTATGTTCTGGGAGGTCTCACCATGACTGCGGGAGGAGCTGGTGTACCTACTGCCACAGTTTACACGCTCTCCATAAAAATGAATCAGTGGAGGGTTGCAGAGCCCATGCTGGTGCCAAGATTTGGCCACCAGAGCATCTCCTATCTGCAGTTCATCTTTGTTTTAGGTGGCATTACAAGTGACAGACAGATCTCCAATGGGCTGGAGAGATACAATACCATGTTCAACTTATGGGAGTCCATGGCTCCAATGCCAGAAGCAGTTCAGCACCCTGCTGTAGCAGCATACGACCAGAGAATCTATGTATTTGGTGGGGAAGATGCTATGCAGAATCCAGTTAGAATGATTCAG GTGTACCACATTGGAAGAAATCATTGGTGTAAAATGGAAAACAGAATGGTGAAGAATGTTTGTGCTCCTGCTTCAGTTATTGATGGGAAAATCTACATTATCGGAG GCTATATGAGACGAATGGTGGCATACGACATCAAAGCGAAcagatttattaaatgtaagaatATGAAAGAGAGAAGGATGCATCACTCAGCGACAGCCATCAACAATAAGCTCTATGTCACTGGGGGCCGATACATTAACAGCCATGATGATGTCCAGGATTCAGACAGCTTTGACTGCTATGACCCAGAGACAGATGCATGGACATCAAAAGGCACTTTGCCTTTTAAACTATTCGACCATGGCTCAGTTCCAATGGTGTGTCTCTCACACAAGCCCTTTCCCAcattaatatga
- the klhl38b gene encoding kelch-like protein 38 isoform X2, whose protein sequence is MQLNILRKEHILTDVVLVCDGNEIPCHRNVLVSSSPYFHAMFCSNFRERQQARVDIQGVPYNVLDTIVDYVYTGAISIKMESVVPLIQAAAMLHYERLFEACSSFLQAQLRPNNCLSMIRLSEILHCTSLQHKAREMAVTSFSDVVASEDFCDLSLKELVAYLEDDQLCAEEERVFEILLAWIHHDPFARQGAIHDLFQKVRLRHIHPSYLFQFIASDPLVQSSSLCTEIIESVRHLLFSVGSHCPGELQPLWTAPRRRACKEALVVVGGRKNNECTSRDALLFDEQTECWQWLAKLPVRLYRASYVCMHSILYVLGGLTMTAGGAGVPTATVYTLSIKMNQWRVAEPMLVPRFGHQSISYLQFIFVLGGITSDRQISNGLERYNTMFNLWESMAPMPEAVQHPAVAAYDQRIYVFGGEDAMQNPVRMIQVYHIGRNHWCKMENRMVKNVCAPASVIDGKIYIIGGYMRRMVAYDIKANRFIKCKNMKERRMHHSATAINNKLYVTGGRYINSHDDVQDSDSFDCYDPETDAWTSKGTLPFKLFDHGSVPMVCLSHKPFPTLI, encoded by the exons ATGCAGCTGAACATCTTGAGAAAGGAGCATATCCTCACAGATGTTGTCCTTGTTTGTGATGGCAATGAGATCCCCTGCCACCGTAATGTCCTGGTGTCCAGCAGTCCCTACTTTCATGCTATGTTCTGCAGCAACTTTCGTGAAAGACAGCAAGCCCGGGTGGATATTCAGGGAGTTCCCTATAATGTCCTGGACACCATTGTGGACTATGTTTACACAGGAGCCATTAGTATTAAAATGGAATCAGTCGTCCCTCTGATACAAGCTGCAGCAATGCTACATTATGAGCGATTATTTGAAGCCTGCTCTTCCTTCTTGCAGGCCCAGCTCAGGCCAAATAATTGTCTGAGCATGATCCGTCTTTCAGAGATTCTGCACTGCACCAGTTTGCAGCATAAAGCTCGAGAAATGGCTGTGACAAGCTTCTCTGATGTCGTGGCGAGTGAGGATTTTTGTGATCTTTCCCTAAAAGAGTTGGTGGCATACTTAGAAGATGACCAACTGTGTGCTGAAGAGGAGAGGGTGTTTGAAATTCTCCTCGCTTGGATCCATCATGACCCTTTTGCTCGTCAAGGGGCTATCCATGACCTTTTCCAAAAGGTGAGGCTACGGCATATCCATCCCTCCTACCTCTTCCAGTTCATTGCCAGTGACCCATTAGTGCAGTCCTCCTCCCTTTGTACTGAGATCATTGAATCAGTCAGACATCTCCTCTTTTCTGTTGGGTCCCATTGTCCAGGTGAACTGCAACCACTTTGGACTGCTCCGCGGCGACGTGCTTGTAAAGAAGCCCTAGTGGTTGTTGGTGGTCGTAAAAACAACGAGTGCACATCTCGTGATGCATTGCTGTTTGATGAGCAGACAGAGTGCTGGCAATGGCTGGCTAAGTTACCCGTAAGACTGTACCGTGCCTCCTACGTCTGCATGCATAGTATCCTCTATGTTCTGGGAGGTCTCACCATGACTGCGGGAGGAGCTGGTGTACCTACTGCCACAGTTTACACGCTCTCCATAAAAATGAATCAGTGGAGGGTTGCAGAGCCCATGCTGGTGCCAAGATTTGGCCACCAGAGCATCTCCTATCTGCAGTTCATCTTTGTTTTAGGTGGCATTACAAGTGACAGACAGATCTCCAATGGGCTGGAGAGATACAATACCATGTTCAACTTATGGGAGTCCATGGCTCCAATGCCAGAAGCAGTTCAGCACCCTGCTGTAGCAGCATACGACCAGAGAATCTATGTATTTGGTGGGGAAGATGCTATGCAGAATCCAGTTAGAATGATTCAG GTGTACCACATTGGAAGAAATCATTGGTGTAAAATGGAAAACAGAATGGTGAAGAATGTTTGTGCTCCTGCTTCAGTTATTGATGGGAAAATCTACATTATCGGAG GCTATATGAGACGAATGGTGGCATACGACATCAAAGCGAAcagatttattaaatgtaagaatATGAAAGAGAGAAGGATGCATCACTCAGCGACAGCCATCAACAATAAGCTCTATGTCACTGGGGGCCGATACATTAACAGCCATGATGATGTCCAGGATTCAGACAGCTTTGACTGCTATGACCCAGAGACAGATGCATGGACATCAAAAGGCACTTTGCCTTTTAAACTATTCGACCATGGCTCAGTTCCAATGGTGTGTCTCTCACACAAGCCCTTTCCCAcattaatatga